A window of the Bos indicus x Bos taurus breed Angus x Brahman F1 hybrid chromosome X, Bos_hybrid_MaternalHap_v2.0, whole genome shotgun sequence genome harbors these coding sequences:
- the LOC113886971 gene encoding 60S ribosomal protein L39, translating to MSSHKTFRIKRFLAKKQKQNRPIPQWIRMKTGNKIRYNSKRRHWRRTKLGL from the coding sequence ATGTCTTCTCACAAGACTTTCAGGATCAAGCGATTCCTGgccaagaaacaaaagcagaatcGTCCCATTCCTCAatggattcgaatgaaaactggcAATAAAATCAGGTACAACTCCAAGAGAAGACATTGGAGAAGAACCAAGCTGGGTCTATAA